In Caballeronia sp. SBC1, the DNA window CGAGCGGCACATATGGCGTCATCCGGCATCCCAGCTATCTGGGCCTGCTCGTCAATTCGCTCGGGTGGGCCTTCGCCTTTCGGTCTGGGATCGGTGTATTGCTCACGGTGCTCACAATCCCGCCGCTCATCGCGCGCATTCGCTCGGAAGAAGCGCTGCTGCACACGCAGTTTGGGGCTGAATACGATGCTTACCGCGCCCGTACGTCGCGGCTGATTCCGGGACTTTACTAGGGCGCTCACCGCCGACCCATGGCCCGGAAAAGCCTCGTAGCGAGCCAGCAGGCGTTTGGCGTTATTGCGTTCCGGTGCATCGATCCGATTGCTTGCGCCGGCGGCATGGGTGCCTTGCGCTTCATAAGAAGCCACTGTCGCCCCTGGTCATGCGGTCGGCTTCAAAAGCGGCAAGGCGTGAAGCGACGTTGACGCGGCCTATGCCAAGCCATGTTACGGCCAGCATGCGCTGCCTTACCCGCTGAAAGAATTGAGCCCGGTTTGGTTGACCGGGCAATTGCAACGGGAAGTTTCTGCCAGCAACGACTACGCCCTGCCCGGGCGCTTGCTCATTGCGAGAATGTAACCGTGTAACGCTGTGAAAAATCGCTGTAGCGAGAATGTCGATTTGGCTCTCTAGGATGCATGAACGCAAATCGTTGTGATTCATTCATGCAAGGAGATTTCCCATGCTCAGCCCTCACGAGTTGTCGACACTGCTCCTGATCCAACACTCGCCGTCGCAGGTGGAACCTCAATGTTCCGACGTGGCAAGTCTCGAGCACGAGCACCTCGTCAGCATTGACGCGAGCACTAACGGTCGGGCTATGCCGCGACTGACTTCGCAAGGCTCCGAGTTACTGCAGCAGTTGCATCGATTCTGCACCCGTGAGTTTGCTGAGAACCACTGAACCCGCACTAACGCCCGCCGAAGTGAACACCCGTTTCAATTCTGGTCGGTACCGTCCTGCGTCATGACAAGTGCATGCGCGGCGGTGAGAATCGATAGCGCCAGTTCGTGATCGTCCACCGCACGCGCCAGCGTGACCGCTCGCACGATAGTGACTCCCTCCAGTCCCAGCGTTTCGTCTGCGCTTCCCGCCGTTTGATTGCCGCGGGAAAAGTATTGGACCACGCCTGTCTTGCCGACCCGGATACGCCGCTTAACACCTTGCTGTAATAGAAGCTCTTCTTGAGCGGGGGAGGTGGCCAAGCTGAAACTGGCGCTTATTCTGAAAGCTTCGGGGAGCGCGCGCGTATGATCTACGTCTGGAAGTTTCTGGGCGCTGAAAGGGGAATGGCAGATGCCCGTTCACCCCTCACTGCCGCGAACAAACTGGACGTAGAGGAGAGATTCAACGCATGAAGTTCGACACAGTCGTGCTGGGCGCGGGCATCGTGGGTGTATCGGTCGCCATTCATTTGCAAAAGCGTGGCCGCTCGGTCGCGCTGGTGGACCGCAAGAGTCCTGGCCTCGAAACCTCGTTCGGCAACGCGGGACTCCTGCAGCGCGAGGGTGTCTATCCCTACGCGCTTCCCCGCGACATCGGCACGCTGATGCACTACGCGCGCAATGCGTCTATCGATGTCCATTACCACCGGGAAGCATTGCCCGCGCTCGCGCCATTCCTCTGGGCGTACTGGCGCAATTCCGAACCCGCGCGCCATGCCGCCATAGCACGTCAGTACGCCACGCTGATTGAACATTGCGTGACCGAGCACGAGATCATCGCGCAGGCAGCCGGCGTGGAGTCGTTGTTGCGGCCAACGGGGTGGATCAAGGTATTCCACAGTGCAGCCGCTCAGGATGATGAGTTGCGCGACGCGGAGAGGTGGCATCGCGAGTTTGGTGTGCAATACAAGCTTCTCGATCCGGCGAAGTTGCAACTAGCGGAGCCGCATCTCGACCGCTCGTTGGTGGGCGGCTTGCATTACACGGATGCAGTGTCGGTCACAGATCCGGGCGCGCTGGTCGCAGGGTATGCGGCGTACTTTGAGCGTCTGGGTGGCCGCTTCCTGACTGGCGACGCAACCTCACTGGAAGCTGAGGGCGACGGTTGGCGCGTGATGACGCAAGACGGTCCGGTCAGTGCGTCGTCGGCGGTGATTGCGCTGGGTCCGTGGGCTAAAGACGTAACGTCGGCATTGGGCTACCGGCTGCCGCTTGCGGTTAAGCGTGGTTACCACATGCATTACGCGCCGCAACCCGGGACGGTGCTGAATCATCCCGTGCTGGACGTGGATAACGGTTTCCTGCTCGCGCCAATGGCACGCGGCATTCGGCTGACAACGGGGGTTGAACTGGCGGATCGTGATGCGCCGAAGACACCCGTGCAACTGACGCGTGCCGAGCCCGTGGCGCGTACGCTGTTCCCGCTCGGGGAGCGGGTAGATGACGAGCCGTGGATGGGCCGGCGCCCGTGCACGCCCGACATGATGCCGATCATTGGCCCTGCACCGCGTCACAAGACCATGTGGTTCGCGTTCGGGCACGCGCATCATGGGTTGACACTCGGCGCGGTGACCGGCCGGCTGATCGCGTCCATGATGACGGGAGAGGAACCGTTCATCGATGTCACGCCGTTCAGGGCTGACCGCTTCGAATCGGTTTGAAGCCGCTTGCAATCGCCCAGCTTGCTCACCTTGCAATCGAGACTCTGCTCTGAAAATTTGTTGATAGCCCCGTAGAATCGGGGCTGACGCGCAAGCATGTCCCGCTCGTTTCGGCCCTGAGCCGAACGTTGAATCCCGACCCCCGACCCTAATCGTGCCTACGCCAATGAACGCTACCGCTACCACTGCCGAAAACCACGTGAACCAACCCGAGATCTGGCTGATCCGTCATGGTGAAACCGAATGGAGCCTGTCCGGTCAGCACACGGGCCGCACCGATATCCCGTTGACGGACCACGGGCGCGAACAGGCGCGGTCGCTGCGGCCGGTGCTCGCGGCGCAGCCCTTCGACTTGGTGCTGTGCAGCCCGATGTCCCGCGCTCGCGACACCTGCGCTGAGGCGGGGCTGGGTGCTCAGGCAGAAGAAGAGCAGCGCCTGAGCGAATGGAACTACGGTATTTATGAAGGCCGTACGACGCACGATATCCGCGCTGAAGATCCTGACTGGGCCGTGTGGACTTCACCAATGCCGGAGGGGGAACGTGTAGAAGACATCCAGGCGCGGGCGGAGTCTCTGATCCAGCGGCTGCTTGCCACGAAGGGGCGCATCGCGCTGTTTTCGCACGCGCATTTCCTGCGGGTTCTCGGCGCCTGCTGGATGGCCGATTCAGCGGCGCTCGGGGCACATTTACTACTCGATACCGCGTCGGTCAGCGTGCTTGGTTTCGATCGCGAAACAAGGGCGCTGAAGCATTGGAACGTGCGTTATCCGCTGTCGTAGGGCAGCGCCTCGAGCCTAGAACAGATCCTCGTGCCGGAAATTCACGAGGATCTCCGCGACACTCGCTGTATTCGGCATCGCTATGGTGTTCGCGATCAGCAAGGCCAGATCCTCAGGCTGGGTCAATTCCTGAGGATCGACGTCGGCTACGCCCGCCGCCATGTCGGTATTCACAAAGCCGGGGCAGATCGCGGTCGCTCGAATGCCGTCGTCCCAGCCGGCTCGCCGCACCGCGTGATTCAACGCAATCACCGCATGCTTCGACATCTGGTAACCCGCATTCAGGTTTTTTACGCGCTTGCCCGATAGCGACGCAATCTGCACGACCCGGGCATCGCCGGGTTTGCGCAGATGCGGCAACGCGGCCTGGATCAGGCGGAAGGGCGCCTTCACGTTGATATCGAGCGTTTCCTCGAGGAGCTCGTCGGTGCCGTCCTCGAGCGTGATGTGCGTGCAGATTCCCGCGTTGTTGATCAGGACATCGATACGGCCAAAACGCTCGACGGTCGCGTCGACCCAGCGTTGTCCGCTGAGCGGATCGCGTGCTTCATAGGCAAACGTGAATGCGTCGAAAGGGATGCGCGACGCTGAAGGGTCACGCATGCCGAGTGACAACCGATAACCTCGCCGGTGCAATTCGGTGGCCACCGCCAGGCCAATACCGCGATTCGCGCCGGAAATCATCGCTACCTTGTCCATGATCCAGATCCTTGCTTAAAAGCCCGCATCGATAACGATCTTCGTGCCGTCACTGAAACGGCTTAGCCGGAACATGTGCGGATCGACGAGCGGTGTGTCGTTGGTGACCAGATCCGCCATCAGTTTTCCCGCGGCCGGACCGATGCCAAATCCATGCCCTGAAAATCCGGTGCCGATGAACAGTCCCGGCACGCTTTCAACGCCCGATATCACGGGAATGGCATCCGGTGTGATGTCCATGAGGCCGGCCCAGCGCTGCGCGATGCGCGCACCGTTCATATGCGGAAAGACCTTTATGAACTCACGCAGGCCGGCATCGGTGTAAGCGGAAATAGGCTCCGGGTCGAGCGTGCGAACGTCTTCGAATGCAGTCCGCTGATCAAGCGCCCAATGACGCGGACGACGCAGTTCATCGAAGAAACGTGCGCCCAATCCAATCCGCAACGCGCCCATCTGACTCTTGAGCGCGGGGATATACTGGGGAAACAGGCGGAAGCTGTCAGGCGTGATATCCGAGTAGGTACGAAAGCCGAATGCAATCGTATAACCCCCGTCCACGCGCTTGCGGAACGCGAATTCCTTATTGCTGGCGCTCACCGCGGGACCGCCTTCTATAGGCGATGTCCGCAACACGGAAGCCTTCACCATCAACTGCGGCACGTTGATATCCAGATTCCCGCAGAAGAGCCTCGACCACGCGCCACCCGCAACCACCACACTCTTGCAGCGGATTGTTCCGAGCTCGGTCACCACTGCGCTGACGCGTCCCGCACTTGTTTCCAAACCGCGCACCGCGCAGGGCGTGAGTATTTTCACGCCGCGTTTGCGCAGCGCATTTGCGATAGCCGGCGCGGCTTTCTGCGGTTCGGCGCGACCGTCGCCGGCTGTGTACAGGCCGCCCTTGAACGCCCTCGTTGCACCGGGTAGCAAACCGGCGACGGCCTTGGGATCGACCTCACGGGTATCGAATGCATCGTTCCCGGCTAACGCGTGTGCTTTTTCAAGCCATACGCGATGCCCCTCCATCTTCGCGTCGTCGTTGGCCATGTACAGGATGCCGCATTGCCTGAAACCGGTGTCGATGCCAAGCGTACGGTCGAGCGTGCGCCACAGCTTCAGGCTTTCAATACTCAGTTCGAACTCGCGCATGTCGCGATGCGTGACACGTACCCAGCCCCAGTTGCGGCTGGATTGTTCGCCCGCTATATAACCCTTCTCGCACACTGCGACCCGCAGGCCTTTGTCACTTAGATACAGCGCCGTACTCACGCCAATAATCCCGCCGCCGACCACCACGACATCCACTTCGTCCGGCAGGGTGGTGTCGCTGGTGACGGTCTCGACTGGTGGTCCCATAAGGTTGTTATTCCCCGCTTTTAGTTGTGTTGTTCGGCCATGCCCGCGCGCGCCGCCGCAGCCTGGCGCTTAAGCTGTTTGCGCGTAGTGGCCGTGCTGGCTCCGCCGTAACGCGGATTCGAATGCCGGTTGGTCCAGCGGTCAATGTGATTGATCGCATGCGTGAGCGGCACGGTAATCAGCAAGTAGACGAGTCCGGCAGCAACCAGCGGCGAAAGGTTTGCTACGTTCACCGACGTGTTCTGTCCAATGGTGAACAGGTCGCGTTGCGAGGTTAGCAAGCCGAGAAAATAAACGAGGCTTGAATCCTTCACGATCGAAATGAACTGGTTCGCAAGGGCGGGCAGAATGCGCCGGATGCCTTGCGGCACGATCACATGGCGCATGGCGGTCCAGTACGTCATGCCTAGCGCCTGACACGCGGAGAGCTGCCCCTTGCCTACGCTCTGAATACCCGAGCGAAAAATCTCCGCTATATACGCCGATGAAATCAACCCGAGCGCCACGATCGCAAGCGGATACGGATTCGGGCCGAATACCGCGAGCCCGACAGGCGCCAGTCCTTGCCCTACGAGCAAGATCACGAGCGCCGCTGGCAGACCGCGAAAGACCTCGACGAACACACGCGCCGGCACCTCGAGCCAGCGCATATGCGACACGGCCATCAACGCCAGCATCATGCCTGCGATGATCCCCAGCAGGGTCGAAAACAGCGACAGCACGAGCGTGTTGACGAGCCCGGTTTCGAGCAGCGCAGGCAGCGATCCCGTGAGTAACTGCCAGTCGAGGAAGTTCTGCAGGAATGCGTTCATGGCGCTCTCCGGATCATGTCGGCGAAAGTTCAGCTACCGGTTTTCATCTCGTACGGCGGCAGGCTGGCAGGCTTCGGATAACCCGGATGGAACTGCGTATAGAGCTTCATCCAGGTGCCGTCGGCTACAAGCTCGTTAAGCGTCTTGTTGACCGCCGCCTCGAGCTTGGCGTTGCCTTTGCGTATCGGAAAACCGGCTGGCAGGTTGATCGCGGAAATATCCAGCCGGTCGGCAAGGTTCAACTGCGGGTACTTGCTTTGCAGGCCGTCGACGAGCGATTTATCGATGAAGAAACCATCAATGTATTTCGAGCGCAGGGAGAGAAAGCCTGCGTTCACGTTAGGGAAACGCACAATCTGCGCGCCGGGCAAGTAGCTGTCCGAATACGTATCTTCAATCGTACCTTGCACCACTCCAATACGCTTGCCCTTGAC includes these proteins:
- a CDS encoding FAD-binding oxidoreductase; translation: MKFDTVVLGAGIVGVSVAIHLQKRGRSVALVDRKSPGLETSFGNAGLLQREGVYPYALPRDIGTLMHYARNASIDVHYHREALPALAPFLWAYWRNSEPARHAAIARQYATLIEHCVTEHEIIAQAAGVESLLRPTGWIKVFHSAAAQDDELRDAERWHREFGVQYKLLDPAKLQLAEPHLDRSLVGGLHYTDAVSVTDPGALVAGYAAYFERLGGRFLTGDATSLEAEGDGWRVMTQDGPVSASSAVIALGPWAKDVTSALGYRLPLAVKRGYHMHYAPQPGTVLNHPVLDVDNGFLLAPMARGIRLTTGVELADRDAPKTPVQLTRAEPVARTLFPLGERVDDEPWMGRRPCTPDMMPIIGPAPRHKTMWFAFGHAHHGLTLGAVTGRLIASMMTGEEPFIDVTPFRADRFESV
- a CDS encoding histidine phosphatase family protein; the encoded protein is MNQPEIWLIRHGETEWSLSGQHTGRTDIPLTDHGREQARSLRPVLAAQPFDLVLCSPMSRARDTCAEAGLGAQAEEEQRLSEWNYGIYEGRTTHDIRAEDPDWAVWTSPMPEGERVEDIQARAESLIQRLLATKGRIALFSHAHFLRVLGACWMADSAALGAHLLLDTASVSVLGFDRETRALKHWNVRYPLS
- a CDS encoding SDR family NAD(P)-dependent oxidoreductase; its protein translation is MDKVAMISGANRGIGLAVATELHRRGYRLSLGMRDPSASRIPFDAFTFAYEARDPLSGQRWVDATVERFGRIDVLINNAGICTHITLEDGTDELLEETLDINVKAPFRLIQAALPHLRKPGDARVVQIASLSGKRVKNLNAGYQMSKHAVIALNHAVRRAGWDDGIRATAICPGFVNTDMAAGVADVDPQELTQPEDLALLIANTIAMPNTASVAEILVNFRHEDLF
- a CDS encoding FAD-binding oxidoreductase is translated as MGPPVETVTSDTTLPDEVDVVVVGGGIIGVSTALYLSDKGLRVAVCEKGYIAGEQSSRNWGWVRVTHRDMREFELSIESLKLWRTLDRTLGIDTGFRQCGILYMANDDAKMEGHRVWLEKAHALAGNDAFDTREVDPKAVAGLLPGATRAFKGGLYTAGDGRAEPQKAAPAIANALRKRGVKILTPCAVRGLETSAGRVSAVVTELGTIRCKSVVVAGGAWSRLFCGNLDINVPQLMVKASVLRTSPIEGGPAVSASNKEFAFRKRVDGGYTIAFGFRTYSDITPDSFRLFPQYIPALKSQMGALRIGLGARFFDELRRPRHWALDQRTAFEDVRTLDPEPISAYTDAGLREFIKVFPHMNGARIAQRWAGLMDITPDAIPVISGVESVPGLFIGTGFSGHGFGIGPAAGKLMADLVTNDTPLVDPHMFRLSRFSDGTKIVIDAGF
- a CDS encoding amino acid ABC transporter permease; amino-acid sequence: MNAFLQNFLDWQLLTGSLPALLETGLVNTLVLSLFSTLLGIIAGMMLALMAVSHMRWLEVPARVFVEVFRGLPAALVILLVGQGLAPVGLAVFGPNPYPLAIVALGLISSAYIAEIFRSGIQSVGKGQLSACQALGMTYWTAMRHVIVPQGIRRILPALANQFISIVKDSSLVYFLGLLTSQRDLFTIGQNTSVNVANLSPLVAAGLVYLLITVPLTHAINHIDRWTNRHSNPRYGGASTATTRKQLKRQAAAARAGMAEQHN